The DNA window TAAGTGTTCATTATAAACATCAGCACTTTAGCTTCCAGTGAAGAATTTAACACAgttattattcaattattcaaAAAGTGAATAGATTTACTGAGATTCAGTGTGTTAATCATCACTTTAAATGtggaaacctgtgtgtgtgtgtgtgtgtgtgtgtgtgtgtgtgtgtgtgtgtgtgtgtgtgtgtgtgtgtgtgtgtgtgtacagtgtgtgaaggTCCTCTGAGTCCTGAGGAAATCCCAGTTGGTGTTTTCTCTCCTCCTGATCTAAGTCACTGCATCTCTGAGACTCTGCGTGTGTTAGAGGACAGAGGAGACGACACTGCACTGCCACTCCGCCTCCATCAGgtctccatccatccacaccTCCCTCTCTATCCCTCCATCTATCCACACCTCCCTctctatccctccatccatccacacctccctctctatccctccatccatccacacctccctctctatccctccatccatccacaccTCCCTCTCTATCCCTCCATCTATCCACACCTCCCTctctatccctccatccatccacacctccctctctatccctccatccatccacacctccctctctatccctccatccatccacacctccctctctatccctccatccatccacaccTCCCTCTTTTACACCTTCTTTTGTTATGTTCTTTACGTTGCAGCAGTGTGAGCTCAGAGATCTGatgtattattgtgttattgCAGATCGCTGAGTGTCTGGTGCAGGAGGACGACTGTATCCTTACGTCCTGAAGACTAcacacttatatatttattatcaccacaatataataataatatataatatttattatcacaataatataataataataatatataatatttattatcacaataatataataataataataataataataataataataataataataataatatataatatttattatcaccacaATAATAATGATCACAATTTATTTCTACATCACGGTTACATATGACAGGATTTTCTGAAATGTTCAAAATTCTCAGAGCCGTAATCACTGAAGTGTGGACATGTGCTAATAATTACAGCTCCTACactgttgtgtggtgtgtagtggtgtgtaacagtgtgtagtggtgtgtaacagtgtgtagtggtgtgtaacagtgtgtagtggtgtgtaacagtgtgtaacagtgtgtagtggtgtgtaacagtgtgtagtggtgtgtaacagtgtgtagtggtgtgtaacagtgtgtagtggtgtgtaacagtgtgtagtggtgtgtagtggtgtataacagtgtagtggtgtgtaacagtgtgtagtggtgtgtaacagtgtgtagtggtgtgtaacagtgtgtagtggtgtgtaacagtgtgtaacagtgtgtagtggtgtgtaacagtgtgtagtggtgtgtaacagtgtgtagtggtgtgtagtggtgtataacagtgtgtagtggtgtgtaacagtgtgtagtggtgtgtaacagtgtgtagtggtgtgtaacagtgtgtagtggtgtgtagtggtgtataacagtgtgtagtggtgtgtagtggtgtataacagtgtgtagtggtgtgtagtggtgtataacagtgtgtagtggtgtataacagtgtgtagtggtgtgtaacagtgtgtagtggtgtgtaacagtgtgtagtggtgtgtaacagtgtgtaacagtgtgtagtggtgtgtaacagtgtgtagtggtgtgtaacagtgtgtagtggtgtgtaacagtgtgtaacagtgtgtagtggtgtgtaacagtgtgtagtggtgtgtagtggtgtataacagtgtagtggtgtgtaacagtgtgtagtggtgtgtaacagtgtgtagtggtgtgtaacagtgtgtagtggtgtgtaacagtgtgtagtggtgtgtaacagtgtgtagtggtgtgtaacagtgtgtagtggtgtgtagtggtgtataacagtgtgtagtggtgtgtagtggtgtgtaacagtgtgtagtggtgtataacagtgtgtagtggtgtgtaacagtgtgtagtggtgtgtaacagtgtgtagtggtgtgtaacagtgtgtagtggtgtgtaacagtgtgtaacagtgtgtagtggtgtgtaacagtgtgtagtggtgtgtaacagtgtgtaacagtgtgtagtggtgtgtaacagtgtgtagtggtgtgtagtggtgtataacagtgtagtggtgtgtaacagtgtgtagtggtgtgtaacagtgtgtagtggtgtgtaacagtgtgtaacagtgtgtagtggtgtgtagtggtgtataacagtgtgtagtggtgtgtagtggtgtataacagtgtgtagtggtgtataacagtgtgtagtggtgtataacagtgtgtagtggtgtataacagtgtgtagtggtgtgtaacagtgtgtagtggtgtgtaacagtgtgtagtggtgtgtaacagtgtgtagtggtgtgtaacagtgtgtagtggtgtataacagtgtgtagtggtgtgtaacagtatGTAGtggtgtataacagtgtgtagtggtgtgtaacagtgtgtaacagtgtgtagtggtgtgtagtggtgtataacagtgtagtggtgtgtaacagtatgtagtggtgtgtaacagtgtgtagtggtgtgtaacagtgtgtaacagtgtgtagtggtgtgtagtggtgtataacagtgtagtggtgtgtaacagtgtgtagtggtgtgtaacagtgtgtagtggtgtgtaacagtgtgtaacagtgtgtagtggtgtgtaacagtgtgtagtggtgtgtaacagtgtgtaacagtgtgtagtggtgtgtaacagtgtgtagtggtgtgtaacagtgtgtaacagtgtgtagtggtgtgtaacagtgtgtagtggtgtgtaacagtgtgtagtggtgtgtaacagtgtgtagtggtgtgtaacagtgtgtagtggtgtgtaacagtgtgtagtggtgtgtaacagtgtgtagtggtgtatcTTTAACCACGCTGTGTGTAGATGAGAGAGCCCTGCACTTCCTCCAGCTGGAGAGAGTGTACCATGAGAGAGTGCTGTCTAACATCGCCACCCTGCAGGAGACATggggtaatacacacacacacacacacacacacacacacacacacacacacacacacacacatacacacacacacacacacacacatacacacacacacacacacacacacacatttatattcattaatgctatttctgttttttttcctttcctactCTATCTGTTTGTTCAGAGAGCAGGTGGAGGTGTAGTAGGTCTGTAGATACGTCTCGTCTTCATGGGGATCTGAATTCAGAACATCTGGACAAACTGAAACACATCTGCATGACTCACAGACAGTGAGTATACACCTACACCcgggattagtgtgtgtgtgcacgtgagtgtgtgtgtgtgtgtgcgcgtgagtgtgtgtgtgtgtgcgcgcgcgtgcgcgagtgtgtgtgtgtgcgcgagtgtgtgtgtgtgcgcgcgagtgtgtgtgtgtgcgcgcgagtgtgtgtgtgcgcgtgagtgtgtgtgcgcgagtgtgtgtgtgtgtgcacacaagtgtgtgtgtgcgcgagtgtgtatgtgtgtgtgtacgcgcgagtgtgtgtgtgtgtgcgcgcgagtgtgtgtgtgtgcacgcgtgtgtgtgtgtgcgcacaagtgtgtgtgtgtgcgcacaagtgtgtgtgtgtgtgtgcgcacaagtgtgtgtgtgtgcgcacaagtgtgtgtgtgtgtgcgcaagtgtgtgtgtgtgtgtgtgtgcacgagtgtgtgtgcgcacaagtgcgtgtgtgtgcgcatgtttgtgtgcgagtgtgtgcgcgcacgtgtgtgtgtgcgcgcgtgtgtgtgtgtgcgcgtgagtaaAGTATCTATGTGTATAgtattagtttgtgtgtgtgtttttatgtgctATCTGAGCTGTGCACTAGAGTTTCAGTACTGAAGGAAAGTGCATTGCTAATATTAGACTCcatatctctgtctctcacacacacacacacacacacacacacacacacacacacacacacacacacagctttgacatttacagtatagtaaataatttaaaagagGAATTTACTGTTTTGTCATTCCTTGTTTTGCAGACCATCATGGAGCTCAGAcacggtgagtgtgtgtgtgtgtgattgtgtgtgtgtgattgtgtgtgtgtgattgtgtgtgtgtgtgattgtgtgtgtgtgattgtgtgattgtgtgtgtgtgattgtgtgtgattgtgtgtgtgtgagagagagagtgtgtgtgtgtgtgtgagagtgtgtgtgtgtgtgatgtgtgtgagtgtgatgtgtgtgtgtgtgagagagtgtgtgtgagagatgtgtgtgagtgtgatgtgtgattgtgtgtgattgtgtgtgtgagagagtgtgtgtgtgagagtgtgtgtgtttgtgtgagtgagtgtgtgtgtgattgtgtgtgattgtggggCTAGTAAGGAGCTAGTAAGGAGTTAGTAAGGAGTTAGTAAGGAGCTAGTAAGGGGCTAGTAAGGAGTTAGTAAGGAGTTAGTAAGGAGTTAGTAAGGAGCTAGTAAGGGGCTAGTAAGGAGTTAGTAAGGAGTTAGTAAGGAGTTAGTAAGGAGTTAGTAAGGAGTTAGTAAGGGGCTAGTAAGGAGTTAGTAAGGGGCTAGTAAGGAGTTAGTAAGGGGCTAGTAAGGGGCTAGTAAGGAGTTAGTAAGGGGCTAGTAAGGAGTTAGTAAGGGGCTAGTAAGGAGTTAGTAAGGAGTTAGTAAGGAGTTAGTAAGGAGTTAGTAAGGGGCTAGTAAGGAGTTAGTAAGGGGCTAGTAAGGGGCTAGTAAGGAGTTAGTAAGGAGTTAGTAAGGGGCTAGTAAGGAGTTAGTAAGGGGCTAGTAAGGAGTTAGTAAGGGGCTAGTAAGGAGTTAGTAAGGAGTTAGTAAGGAGTTAGTAAGGGGCTAGTAAGGAGTTAGTAAGGGGCTAGTAAGGAGTTAGTAAGGGGCTAGTAAGGAGTTAGTAAGGGGCTAGTAAGGAGCTAGCAGCACATCCAGATGTGTTTCTGATTCGTCCAACAGTCGACCAATCAGAAGTCTCACACTCGCATAATAACTTCACACACTCAGCTTGAGAtgaattatgttattattagtagtattaagcACACTGAAGTGCTTGTGTGTCAatctttgctctgtgtgtgtgtgtgtgtgtgtgtgtgtgtgtgtgtgtgtgtgtgtgtgtgtgtgtgtgtgtgtgtgtgtgtgtgctgttcaGTGTGAGCTGGTACACAGGATCAGTGTGAACGGTGAGAGCTGTGGAGAGAACATCATGTCAGAATCTCCATGCAGTGACAGTGAgttttacactcactcacacacacacactcacacacacacactcacacacacacactcacacacacaataatgttttaatgttctgCTATGAATaagacatttgtgtgtgtggtatgtaggtctgtgtgtgcgtctgtgtgtgcgtggtgtgtgtggtgtgggttaCTTGAACATCACATGGCTCGGCATTGGGTTGCATGACCTCAtttcacttttctctctctttctctgcgtctctctctcacacacacacacacacacacacacacacactgccaggTTGTCATGTATTAATAACTTCGGCAAAATTAAACACATGTTCTCTCTGTCAGAGTCGGGGATGTCGGCGCAGGACGATGTTTCTCCCAGTGAAAGTGACCCTGCCTGTTTGGTCCAGCAGAGGCAGCCTACACATGTGTGTGACATCACGTCCATTACACACACCGTCTCTCCCCAAACCACACCCACATCAGTAATGGCAGAAAGCATCAGAGAGGAAGTCaagaaacagagtgagagagaagaagtGAGTGAGGGAAAGGAAGAACAAGAGATGGAGGGGACGTGTCAAGAGGTTGGAAAAAAAGCTGAGCCTGGAGGAAGTGGAAAGGAGGTGGAGCCTGGAGGAGGCAAGATGGAGGTGAAGCGTGAAAGACGTGGGATAGAGGTGGAGCCTGTTGAATCTGACCCATGGAAAGAAGAGGTGATAAAAGGAGGAGTGGAAAAGGTGTCTCACACTGAACTGGATGCAGGAGCAGAGGAACAGGAAGaggaacaggaagaggaagtaaATGAAGCTCTGGAGCTAGAGGAGGAGCTTCAGAAGCCAGAGGATGCCATGTTGGATTTTCTCGCCAAACGCATTCAGGTGGAGGAGGTGAGGGAGAAAAATCAGTATAAAgcaaagtatataaaatatacaaaaggctaaaaacacagtacacacacacacacacacacacacacacacacacggtgacatttcctctgtggtgtgtgtggtttagttaGGCTGCAGTGTGTGATGTCATCTGGCTGAATGTGTGCATTGTGAGTGAGATGCAGATTTCTCCTGAGCTGCTGCACAGACAATGAAGTCTTTCAGTGGATCAACAGCTTAGGGACAGGTCACATGATCAGTGGGACAGGTCACATGATCAGTGGGACAGGTCACATGATCAGTGGGACAGGTCACATGATCATTGCTGTTGCTGCATGTAATACTGTGACACAGCAGCAAAATAAAACTGCAGCATGATGCAgagaactattattattattattattattattattattattattattttgttattattattattattattattattatgttattattattattattattattattattattttgttattattattattattattattattattattattttgttattattattattattattattattattattttgttattattattattattattattattattattattattattattattaataataccaGAGTTTACCAAACATTTTGTTGATTGACCCAAAATGGACATTATAAGTTTTAATTTGtaaaacagatgaataaaaatgGAGATTGTGAGTCCTCTGGTTTGGGAATTCATAATCTAATCATAAAATGTTACTTAACCTGATCATTACCCTGAAATACCCTGATGGGGCAGAATCGGGGTAACTGTGTGTGCAGTCGTGTTAGCTTTCAGCTCGTTACTGTGGGGAATTTTTTCCTTTAAGTAGGAGAAATGTTTTACAGACTGTAGTCACACTGTGGGTTTCTCAGCTCTGATCTCTAATGGAGCTTTAATGGGCGTGGCcgtatttgcatgtgtgtgtgtgtgtgtgtgtgtgtgtgtgtgtgtgtgtgtgtgtgtgtgtgtgtgtgtgtgtgtgtgcaacccctgtgcttgtgtgtgtgcatgtgtgtatgcatgcatgtgtgtatgtgtgtgtgttggatatCTAACAGTGTGTTCTAATCTCTCTCATCTTCAGATCACACCTGCCTCAGGCCTCGTCTCCATCCTGAAGAGAAGAGTGTGTGATGGAGGAGACGACATTTTCTCCACCAACAAACCAGTGACTAAACGCAGAGTTCACTTCCACGTTCCTGAGGACAGCCTGGagcaaggtacacacacacacatacacccagacacatacacacacacacacacacacatacacccagacacatacacacacacacacacacacacacacacacacatacacccagacacatacacacacacacacacacacatacacccagacacatacacacacacacacacacacacacacacagacacacacatacacacacacacacacacacacacacacacacacacacacacacacacacacacacacacccagacacatacacacacacacacacacacacacatacacccagacacatacacacacacacacacacacacacatacacccagacacatacacacacacacacacacacacacacacacacacagacacacacatacacacacacacacacacacacacacacacacacacacacacacacacatacacccagacacatacacacacacacacacacacatacacccagacacatatacacacacatacacacagacacacacacatacacacacatacacccagacACAGattcacaaacatacacatacacatacacacacatatacacacacacgcacacacacacaaacacacacacacacacacatatacatccagacacacacacatatacacacacatacacagattcacacacatacacatacacacagacatacacacacagttgttgaatgggtctcagtctgtctgtctcttcaaTATGCAGATGAGGTGGGTGGAGACTCCTGGCTCCTCTTGCTCCTTTTGTGCTTGGTTACCATGGTGATCAGTGTGGGTGGCACTGccctgtactgtacattcagtGATGCCCAGTCCAATGTGTGTACAGACTTTTCACACAATATCAATTTCTACATGGGGAAGGTGCAGCGCAGCGTAGACGACATCACAcacttcttctcctcctcctctagCTCATAAAATATAtcgctccatctctctctcgctctctttatGTCCATCCCTCTATTTCTAAATCTGTATGTCTCTCTTTACCTCTGCCCTGTCTCTCCATCACTGTCTCTGGAACAGACAGAATAAGAGTGCTGACTGGAATATCGGTTGTTGATGATGTCACAACTCTGTGCTGGTGTTGATGATGTCACAACTCTGTGCTGGTGTTGATGATGTCACAACTCTGTGCTGGTGTTGATGATGTCACAACTCTGTACTGGTGTTGATGATGTCACAACTCTGTACTGGTGTTGATGATGTCACAACTCTGTACTGGTGTTGATGATGTCACAACTCTGTGCTGGTGTTGATGATGTCACAACTCTGTACTGGTGTTGATGATGTCACAACTCTGTGCTGGTGTTGATGATGTCACAACTCTGTACTGGTGTTGATGACGTCACAACTCTGTACTGGTGTTGATGAcgtcacattattttcagaggcagcatttcatttcaaacctgCTTTTTAAACTTGGTTAATTTAGTGCTAATTGTGAGCGGGTAAGTtgtatttctgcattttttacCTTAGCAGTACAGAACGTGTCATAGCAGTCCTTTTTGCTTCTTAgcataacactttttttaaaatacaattatttgTTCATCTATCATTAGATCTTGCTACCAATCTTGGCTAGTTatataatgacacacacagccGTAATGTTGGCTAAATAAAAATCGTTAGCTGGCTAACGTTAGCCCAGTGTTAGCTGTTATGCTGTGTATCTACATTGTTACTATCTAGCCAAAGATGGTCAGTAGTGATGATGTCATACTATCAAGTTTTGTGATTGgttaattgaattgaagttaAGCTCCACCCATTTATCACTAAACATGTCTGAAATAATGAGTCTTAACATATTAGTTATAGCAACTTCAGTTTTTCACCTTGATCACAATGGAGAAAGTGAAATAATCAGGTATAAATTGTTATTTGTGTCAGATTTAAGTGGTTAGGTTTAAAATGTTGTAAGGGATAAAGCAATATGTAGTACAGAATGTTTTCATGTAAAGAACTGATGTGGAAAGACAATTCAGCTGCGTCCCAAATCACAAAACATTGTGAGTATAAAAGTGAAGAGTCGTGTGAGTCACAGGAGATGATGAGGAAGACTTCAGGAAGCCGGATGATGCAGTTCTTCACTCAGATAAACCAGGTGTGAATGATGGACACTTCATGCACGCGACACTCACAGCGTTGCTTATGTAGCAGATGTATGGTGGTGCGATCAGGTGGATGAGACAACATTTTGGACAAGACATCTTTTTGCTGTCTTTCTTCCCAACACTGTGATTTACTTTTCATCGCTATAAACTGAGTGGATCCTGAATGTGTTAGTGCTTCGGTCAAGACATTGTTACGCTTCTAATATTCACACAATCCACAAGAGAATGCAGAGGACTGTCTATGAACAATGTGTCAAACGTCATTTGGGAcgcagcttgtgtgtgtgtctgtgtgtgtgtgtgtgtgtgtgtgtctgtctgtctgtgtgtgtgtctgtctgtctgtgtgtgtgtgtgtgtctgtctgtttgcgtgtctgtgtctgtctgtgtgtgtgtctgtgtgtgtgcgtgtctgtgtgcgtgtgtctgtgtgcgtgtgtctgtgtgtgtgtctgtctgtgtgtgtgcgtgtgtctgtctgtgtgtgtgtgtgtctgtgtgtgtgcgtgtgtctgtgtgtgtctgtctgtgtgtgtctgtctgtgtgtgtctgtctgtgtgtgtgtctgtctgtgtgtgtctgtgtgtgtgtgtgtttgtggtacaGTTTTAAATCTCTGAGCACAGAGCACACACAATGTCTTAAATCTTTGCTGGTTTCCTTTCCAATAGATCTGATGATATTTGTGATTATTGTTTGTGAGTTTTTGTCGTCTGGCTGGTTCAGGCAACCGTGTtttcactatttattttaatgttggatatgaatttattcatttgtctgTTTCACTTGctcagatttaaatataaatgataatttctgtttaaaagaTTAATTTTACACTGAATTCTGATTttaatgtaaagtgtaaatgttattttatcctAATAAGAGTCCCGTTTCCTCAGAGCTCAGACACGCAGCAGGGCAAAGCTccactctgattggctgctaGACTCTGCCTGGTAACCAATCAGAGGGCTCTGCCTTAATGTATGCGTGAGTGTCTGCTGTACTGGGCATTAGTGTGTAgaagttgtgtgtttttcctaTCATTAGTTATTAAGTGCTCACAACTgcactgtgtttattactgtatatctaCATACTTTACTCAAAATGATCAGAAGAATATTAATGagagaatatttaaataatatataatttaaataatcctACTCCAACACTTATTAAGCttctctgtgttcagtgttttatttttattatatttattattgaaattTTTCTTCGGTCTGGGTTTAAGTTctttatgtgatttattttccctccttttggtttatatttataagCTGAAACATGATgagaagaaacacacagttcTTAATAAATCACTTTTACTGTCAGGAGTGAACtgagtttgtgttttatttgacaactcaaagtgttttttaaatagtttttttttacatgtttataaaatgtttatatattatagtgtCCTTATAAAACGTATATAATGagtaataattaaatgattatttttattatgtattttgttGCTATGATTCATTACAGAATTACTGATTACTgagatataaaacataaaatctcATTTATGTCtctatattattgtatattgtcAGTTGTGATTGTGTTCTTGTCACTGAAGTCaccattttcacacacattctaaTCGTTATTATTAGTGCTGCTTCCATACTattcattataaatgtaataactcTGGTTTTTGCCTCAACTCACTTTTGTTATAAGTTTCTTGATTTCTTTAGCTCTAAGATTGATCACActcataaatgtattatttattctctTCTTTTGTCCGTTTCTCCTTCATCTGCTTGAGAACTTTCTGGTATCTCTCAAACTTCTCCACAATGGACTTGAGTTCTCTTTGCAATGAGGTTTCAAAAATGAAAGCTGCCACTTCCGTTGTTGATCCTGTACTAATCAGGCTGTTTCAATCGTGTTTATTACCTTATGTCTGGCTATATTAAGCATCATCAATGATTCTCTGTGTACTGGTGTAGTGCCAGCAGCATTTAAATTTGCTGCTGTGACCCCcgtaccaaaaaaaaataataacatcaaTTTTGATAATCTCAATAATTTCCGCCCCATATTCAATGTTCAGTTTCTCGCCAAAAATTTAGAGCGAATTGTTGctaaataaatttaattctgatcttctcactcactcattttctaccgctttatccaaactacctcgggtcacggggagcctgtgcctatctcaggcatcatcgggcatcaaggcaggatacaccctggacggagtgccaacccatcgcagggcacacacacacgaattcTCATCTTACAACAAACAATCTTTCTGAGCCTCTTCAATCCGGATTCCATAAACTCCACAGCACTGAAACAGCTTTAGTTAAGGTCACTAATGATTTGCTAATAGCTTCTGATTATGGCTGCCTTTCTATCTTGATTCTTCTTGATCTTAGTGCCGCATTTGACACTGTTGATTGTTCAGTTTTACTTACACCGTTACAGTCTGTTTTTGGACCGCACTAAGCTG is part of the Tachysurus fulvidraco isolate hzauxx_2018 chromosome 12, HZAU_PFXX_2.0, whole genome shotgun sequence genome and encodes:
- the cnsta gene encoding consortin yields the protein MNEGQWLGVSDLHNGVSSTRVPDQNQNRTFRMLEEEEEEVQGGHAHLHHNLHRDFTNNNGAGEEEEEEEEEDGGSKLEEEDEEMESTSGACSPELIRDSSSLSCSPSVCEGPLSPEEIPVGVFSPPDLSHCISETLRVLEDRGDDTALPLRLHQIAECLVQEDDYERALHFLQLERVYHERVLSNIATLQETWESRWRCSRSVDTSRLHGDLNSEHLDKLKHICMTHRQPSWSSDTCELVHRISVNGESCGENIMSESPCSDKSGMSAQDDVSPSESDPACLVQQRQPTHVCDITSITHTVSPQTTPTSVMAESIREEVKKQSEREEVSEGKEEQEMEGTCQEVGKKAEPGGSGKEVEPGGGKMEVKRERRGIEVEPVESDPWKEEVIKGGVEKVSHTELDAGAEEQEEEQEEEVNEALELEEELQKPEDAMLDFLAKRIQVEEITPASGLVSILKRRVCDGGDDIFSTNKPVTKRRVHFHVPEDSLEQDEVGGDSWLLLLLLCLVTMVISVGGTALYCTFSDAQSNVCTDFSHNINFYMGKVQRSVDDITHFFSSSSSS